A window from Aliidongia dinghuensis encodes these proteins:
- a CDS encoding ABC transporter ATP-binding protein, with amino-acid sequence MSDVPALELVDIQRTYQQASEPLPVLRGASLTLHPGELVALVGPSGAGKSTLLHVAGLLERPDGGQVRVEGRDCGRMGDAERTQMRRTTIGFVYQFHHLLPEFSAVENVMLPQMIAGLGKGEARARAMELLSMVGLTKRASHRPAKLSGGEQQRVAIVRALANAPRILIGDEPTGNLDHHTADDVMNALIAIVRNVGLGALIATHNLELARRMDRIVALEDGVLIERS; translated from the coding sequence ATGAGTGACGTTCCCGCTCTCGAGCTGGTCGATATTCAGCGCACTTACCAGCAGGCGAGCGAGCCGCTGCCGGTGCTGCGCGGCGCGTCGCTGACGCTCCATCCGGGCGAGCTCGTCGCCCTCGTCGGCCCGTCGGGCGCCGGCAAGTCGACCCTGCTGCACGTGGCCGGCCTGCTCGAGCGGCCGGACGGCGGCCAGGTCCGGGTCGAAGGCCGGGACTGCGGGCGGATGGGCGACGCCGAACGTACGCAGATGCGGCGCACGACGATCGGCTTCGTCTATCAGTTCCACCATCTGCTGCCGGAATTCTCGGCGGTCGAGAACGTCATGCTGCCGCAGATGATCGCGGGGCTCGGCAAGGGCGAGGCGCGGGCGCGGGCGATGGAGCTGCTCTCCATGGTCGGGCTCACGAAGCGGGCGAGCCACCGGCCGGCGAAGCTGTCGGGCGGCGAGCAGCAGCGCGTCGCGATCGTGCGGGCGCTCGCCAATGCGCCGCGCATCTTGATCGGCGACGAGCCGACCGGCAATCTCGACCATCACACGGCGGACGACGTCATGAACGCGCTCATCGCGATTGTGCGCAACGTCGGTCTGGGCGCGCTCATCGCGACCCACAATCTCGAGCTGGCGCGGCGGATGGACCGGATCGTGGCGCTGGAAGATGGCGTGCTGATCGAGCGGAGCTGA
- a CDS encoding lipoprotein-releasing ABC transporter permease subunit has product MIFGKFERMIAFRYLRARRQEGFISVIAGFSLLGIALGVATLIIVMSVMNGFREEFLGKILGVNGHLNVYGTSGSLGNYDAITGKIALVPGVVAVHPLVEGQVLVSSPGHAIGALVRGEKVSDLKAQPLIADHIVAGSLEALDDDSIMIGDGLARSMGVRLGDSLSVLSPDGNPTAFGTTPRVKSYKIAAIFNVGEYHYDGSFVFMPLSAAQLFFKVPGAASSLEVFVKDPDNIQPVSQQVRQVAGPTARVLDWTQSQSAYFNAIQTERNVMFLILTLIIVVAAFNIISSMIMLVKDKAHDIAILRTMGATQGMILRIFFLAGASVGVVGTILGFGLGLAFADNIESIRQILQHFTGTDLFNAEIYFLSTLPAKVEPAEVAAVVGMAFALSFLATIYPSWRAARLDPVEALRYE; this is encoded by the coding sequence ATGATCTTCGGCAAGTTCGAGCGGATGATCGCCTTCCGCTATCTGAGAGCCAGGCGGCAGGAGGGCTTCATCTCCGTCATCGCCGGCTTCTCCCTGCTCGGCATTGCGCTGGGCGTCGCCACGCTGATCATCGTCATGTCGGTCATGAACGGATTCCGCGAGGAGTTCCTCGGCAAGATCCTGGGCGTGAACGGCCATCTCAACGTCTATGGCACGTCCGGCAGCCTCGGCAATTACGATGCGATCACGGGCAAGATCGCGCTGGTCCCCGGCGTCGTCGCCGTGCACCCGCTGGTCGAGGGGCAGGTCCTGGTCTCGTCCCCCGGCCATGCGATCGGCGCGCTCGTGCGCGGTGAGAAGGTCAGCGACCTGAAGGCGCAGCCGCTCATCGCCGATCATATCGTGGCGGGCTCGCTCGAGGCACTCGATGACGATTCGATCATGATCGGCGACGGGCTCGCGCGCTCGATGGGCGTCCGGCTCGGCGATTCGCTGTCGGTGCTGTCGCCCGATGGCAATCCGACGGCGTTCGGCACGACGCCCCGGGTCAAGAGCTACAAGATCGCCGCCATCTTCAATGTCGGCGAATATCACTACGACGGCAGCTTCGTGTTCATGCCGCTCTCGGCGGCACAGCTGTTCTTCAAGGTGCCGGGTGCCGCCTCTTCGCTCGAGGTTTTCGTCAAGGATCCGGACAATATCCAGCCGGTAAGCCAGCAGGTCCGCCAGGTCGCCGGCCCGACCGCGCGCGTGCTCGACTGGACGCAGTCGCAATCGGCCTATTTCAACGCGATCCAGACCGAACGGAACGTGATGTTCCTGATCTTAACGCTGATCATCGTCGTCGCCGCGTTCAACATCATCTCGAGCATGATCATGCTGGTGAAGGACAAGGCGCACGACATTGCGATCCTGCGTACCATGGGCGCGACGCAGGGCATGATCCTGCGCATCTTCTTCCTGGCCGGCGCCTCGGTCGGCGTCGTCGGCACGATCTTGGGCTTCGGCCTTGGCTTGGCATTTGCCGACAATATCGAGTCGATCCGGCAGATCCTGCAGCACTTCACCGGCACCGACCTGTTCAATGCCGAGATCTATTTCCTGTCGACGCTTCCGGCCAAGGTCGAGCCGGCCGAGGTCGCGGCCGTGGTCGGCATGGCGTTCGCACTGTCGTTCCTCGCGACGATATATCCATCCTGGCGGGCGGCACGGCTCGATCCGGTCGAGGCGCTCCGTTATGAGTGA
- a CDS encoding NADH:flavin oxidoreductase/NADH oxidase produces the protein MIDPAPALFRPITLSGLKLANRIVIAPMCQYSARDGVAQPWHLQHLGSLAVGGAGLLMTEATAVEPEGRITLGCLGLYNDETEEALARTIAGIRSFSATPIGMQISHAGRKAASHVPWEGGGPLTAAEGAWQPSAPSPLANLDGWQTPEALDEAGLERIKAAFVATARRALRIGIDLLELHGAHGYLLHTFLSPLSNQRTDRYGGSRENRLRLPLEVFDAVRALWPADKPLGVRVSATDWLDGGLTIADTIAFGHELKARGVDYVCVSSGGIGRPRIPVGEGYQVPLARQFRAETGIATRAVGMIVDADHAERIVADGDADMVAFARAVIDNPRWPWHAAARLGAKLAYPPQYERGAPALWPGFGVAHG, from the coding sequence ATGATCGATCCCGCCCCCGCCCTCTTCCGCCCGATCACGCTCAGCGGCCTCAAGCTCGCCAACCGCATCGTGATCGCCCCCATGTGCCAATACAGCGCGCGCGACGGCGTCGCCCAGCCCTGGCACCTCCAGCATCTGGGCAGCCTCGCCGTCGGCGGCGCCGGCCTGCTCATGACCGAGGCGACCGCGGTCGAACCTGAGGGCCGCATCACGCTCGGCTGCCTCGGCCTCTACAATGACGAGACCGAGGAGGCGCTCGCCCGCACCATCGCCGGCATCCGCAGCTTCTCGGCCACGCCGATCGGCATGCAGATCTCGCACGCCGGCCGCAAGGCGGCGTCGCACGTGCCGTGGGAGGGCGGCGGGCCGCTCACCGCCGCCGAAGGCGCCTGGCAGCCGTCGGCACCCTCGCCGCTCGCCAACCTCGACGGCTGGCAGACGCCAGAGGCGCTCGACGAGGCCGGCCTCGAACGCATCAAGGCTGCCTTCGTCGCGACCGCGCGCCGGGCGCTGCGCATCGGCATCGACCTCCTGGAACTGCATGGCGCCCACGGCTATCTGCTGCATACGTTCCTGTCGCCGCTCAGCAACCAGCGCACCGATCGCTACGGCGGCAGCCGAGAAAATCGCCTGCGCTTACCGCTCGAAGTGTTCGACGCGGTTCGCGCGCTCTGGCCCGCGGACAAGCCGCTCGGCGTCCGCGTCTCGGCGACCGACTGGCTCGACGGCGGCCTCACCATCGCCGACACGATCGCCTTCGGGCACGAACTCAAGGCGCGCGGCGTCGATTATGTCTGCGTGTCGAGCGGCGGCATCGGTCGGCCGCGCATCCCGGTCGGCGAGGGCTACCAGGTGCCTTTGGCCCGCCAGTTCCGCGCCGAGACGGGCATCGCCACCCGGGCGGTCGGCATGATCGTCGACGCGGATCATGCGGAGCGGATTGTCGCCGACGGCGACGCCGACATGGTCGCCTTCGCGCGCGCGGTCATCGACAATCCGCGTTGGCCGTGGCACGCCGCCGCCCGACTCGGTGCCAAGCTCGCCTATCCGCCGCAGTACGAGCGCGGCGCCCCAGCGCTCTGGCCCGGATTCGGCGTCGCTCACGGTTGA
- a CDS encoding GntR family transcriptional regulator, which translates to MIDLVAGTLASSTYAQLRREILDGDQVPGSRLHIRQLCERFGIGASPMREALNRLSAEGLVQQLDQRGFRVAPLDLEDLSDLTRMRCWLNEIALRAAISAGDAAWEEGLVVAHYRLMRAPKETSPVDGRRSAAWERAHRDFHAALIAACGSRRLMEQCAALFDAADRYRHVSRIASSDRRDDADEHTQIMEAALRRNGDGAVALLTRHMANTEELVRAALVGAASRE; encoded by the coding sequence ATGATCGATCTGGTTGCCGGCACGCTGGCCTCAAGCACCTATGCGCAACTGCGCCGTGAGATCCTGGACGGCGACCAGGTGCCGGGCAGCCGGCTGCATATCCGCCAGCTGTGCGAGCGGTTCGGCATCGGGGCGAGCCCGATGCGCGAGGCGCTGAATCGCCTGTCCGCCGAGGGGCTGGTGCAGCAGCTGGACCAGCGCGGCTTCCGCGTGGCGCCGCTCGATCTCGAGGACCTCAGCGATCTGACGCGCATGCGCTGCTGGCTGAACGAGATCGCGCTGAGAGCCGCGATCTCTGCGGGCGACGCCGCGTGGGAGGAGGGGCTGGTGGTCGCGCACTACCGGCTGATGCGCGCGCCCAAGGAAACGAGCCCGGTCGACGGACGACGCAGCGCCGCATGGGAGCGGGCGCATCGCGACTTCCATGCGGCACTCATCGCCGCCTGCGGCTCACGCCGCCTCATGGAGCAATGCGCGGCTCTGTTCGATGCGGCCGACCGCTATCGCCACGTCTCGCGCATCGCCTCGTCCGATCGGCGCGACGATGCCGACGAGCATACCCAGATCATGGAAGCGGCACTTCGTCGCAACGGAGACGGTGCCGTGGCACTCCTGACCCGGCATATGGCGAATACGGAAGAACTCGTGCGCGCTGCCCTGGTCGGTGCCGCGTCACGCGAGTAA
- a CDS encoding fumarylacetoacetate hydrolase family protein, translating into MRFASFIDGQRAGYGIVLAGDHLLDLTAAGKTAAQPLPADLAGFIAAGAPALEIARQLADRADQASLRSIASVRLVAPIPRPAKNVFCIGRNYLDHVAEGYRARGTETKVPEVPQIFTKPPTAVIGPDEPFALDAAVSAKIDYEVELALIIGKAGRDIPAERAWDHIFGFTILNDITARDLQRRHEQWFKGKGLDRSCPMGPVVVTRDEIADPTEFELSLTVNGEARQRAKVGQMIFPIPTIIASLSAGLTLEPGDIIATGTPSGVGYAMDPPRYLAPGDHVVCTISGIGRLATPITAYERT; encoded by the coding sequence ATGCGTTTCGCCAGTTTCATCGATGGTCAGCGGGCCGGCTATGGCATCGTCTTGGCCGGAGACCATCTCCTTGATCTGACAGCGGCCGGCAAGACGGCCGCCCAGCCGCTCCCTGCCGATCTCGCCGGCTTCATCGCCGCCGGCGCGCCGGCGCTCGAGATCGCTCGTCAATTGGCCGACCGGGCGGACCAGGCATCGCTGCGGTCGATCGCCTCGGTCCGGCTGGTGGCGCCCATTCCGCGTCCGGCGAAGAACGTGTTCTGCATCGGCCGGAACTATCTCGATCACGTAGCGGAAGGCTACCGGGCGCGCGGTACCGAGACGAAGGTGCCGGAGGTGCCGCAGATCTTCACCAAGCCGCCGACTGCGGTCATCGGCCCGGACGAGCCCTTCGCACTCGACGCCGCCGTCAGCGCCAAGATCGACTACGAGGTCGAGCTGGCGCTCATCATCGGCAAGGCCGGCCGCGACATCCCGGCCGAACGCGCGTGGGACCATATCTTCGGCTTCACCATCCTGAATGACATCACCGCGCGCGACCTGCAGCGCCGCCACGAGCAATGGTTCAAGGGCAAGGGGCTCGACCGGTCCTGCCCGATGGGCCCGGTCGTGGTCACGCGCGACGAGATCGCCGATCCGACCGAGTTCGAACTATCGCTGACCGTCAACGGCGAAGCGCGGCAGCGCGCCAAGGTCGGCCAGATGATCTTTCCGATCCCGACGATCATCGCGTCGCTCTCGGCCGGCTTGACACTCGAGCCCGGTGATATCATCGCGACCGGCACGCCGTCGGGCGTCGGCTATGCCATGGATCCGCCGCGTTATCTCGCACCCGGCGACCATGTCGTGTGCACGATTTCCGGGATCGGCCGGCTCGCGACGCCGATCACCGCCTACGAGCGGACCTGA
- a CDS encoding polysaccharide deacetylase family protein, with the protein MATHSLPAAWPADRSLAVSVSVMLEGWADGSAPGIGPMGNPLKAGTLDLQARSWADYGPKAGVWRLLDVLAETGTRATFYVSGLLAERHPDLMRAIAASGHAIAAHGWTQDVIPATQSAEDEARDIARCLATLTETARTRPLGWISPRCTPSERTTALLAGSGFTWHADFFDSDLPYRIETAAGPMIAVPFTMEVNDLPLSIRYGNEPEAFTRILGRIVEHWQTLGNRPGCLDITVHAHVFGRPMGAIEFRQSLDIVRRRGDVAWLTHHQALAGLFGA; encoded by the coding sequence ATGGCGACCCATTCGCTGCCGGCGGCGTGGCCGGCCGACCGCTCGCTCGCCGTCTCGGTCAGCGTCATGCTCGAAGGCTGGGCCGACGGGAGCGCGCCCGGCATCGGGCCGATGGGCAACCCGCTCAAAGCCGGCACGCTCGATCTGCAGGCGCGATCCTGGGCCGACTACGGCCCGAAGGCCGGTGTCTGGCGCCTCCTCGACGTACTGGCCGAAACCGGGACGAGGGCAACCTTCTACGTGAGCGGCCTGCTCGCCGAGCGCCATCCCGACCTGATGCGCGCGATCGCGGCCTCTGGCCATGCGATCGCCGCCCACGGTTGGACCCAGGACGTCATCCCCGCGACCCAATCGGCCGAGGACGAAGCGCGCGACATCGCGCGTTGCCTTGCGACCCTGACCGAGACGGCCCGTACGCGTCCGCTCGGCTGGATCAGCCCGCGCTGCACGCCCAGCGAACGAACGACGGCGCTGCTCGCCGGATCGGGTTTCACCTGGCATGCCGACTTCTTCGACAGCGACCTGCCCTATCGGATCGAGACCGCGGCGGGGCCGATGATCGCCGTGCCGTTCACCATGGAGGTGAACGACCTGCCGCTCTCCATCCGCTATGGCAACGAACCCGAGGCCTTCACGCGCATCCTCGGCCGGATCGTCGAACATTGGCAGACACTCGGCAACCGGCCGGGCTGCCTCGACATCACGGTCCATGCCCATGTGTTCGGCCGGCCGATGGGCGCCATCGAGTTCAGGCAATCGCTCGATATCGTTCGAAGGCGCGGCGATGTCGCATGGCTCACGCACCATCAGGCGCTGGCGGGCCTGTTCGGCGCCTGA
- a CDS encoding MFS transporter: MVVWYRELSERERRTFWGCFGGWALDAMDVQIFSFLIPTLVAAWGISQVQAGLLGTSALVASAIGGWIGGVLSDQYGRVRVMQITVLWFALFTCLSGFTNSYPQLLVVRCLQGLGFGGEWAAGAVLMGEIIRPAHRGKAVGTVQSGYAIGWGVAALLSSLAFWALPEAYAWRALFWIGLLPALLVVYIRRFIDEPQVFKAAHRAAGVRTNPLDIFRPPLLRTTLLASMLALGVQGSSYAIITWLPTFLKTVRHLTSVGAGSYVAVVTLGAFCGYLTSAYLTDAIGRRKNFLIFAVCCWVVDFVYMYVPFGNSTTLLLGLPFGFFTQGIYASLGPYFTELFPTRVRATGQSFAYNLGRSLGACFIALIGMLAQVMPLAQAIGMLSLGGYLVAIVATLMLPETRGIALDQVTGDQVTGEAPEASVLRASTAD; the protein is encoded by the coding sequence ATGGTCGTCTGGTATCGCGAACTGTCCGAGCGGGAACGGCGGACGTTCTGGGGCTGTTTCGGCGGCTGGGCGCTTGACGCCATGGACGTGCAGATCTTCAGCTTCCTGATCCCGACCCTGGTCGCAGCCTGGGGCATCAGCCAGGTCCAGGCCGGCCTGCTCGGCACCTCGGCCCTCGTCGCCTCAGCGATCGGCGGCTGGATCGGCGGCGTGCTCAGCGACCAGTACGGGCGGGTTCGCGTCATGCAGATCACCGTGCTGTGGTTCGCGCTCTTCACGTGCCTCAGCGGCTTCACCAACAGCTATCCGCAGCTGCTCGTGGTGCGCTGCCTGCAAGGGCTGGGCTTCGGCGGCGAATGGGCGGCCGGCGCGGTGCTGATGGGCGAGATCATCCGGCCGGCCCATCGCGGCAAGGCGGTCGGCACGGTACAAAGCGGCTATGCCATCGGCTGGGGTGTCGCCGCCCTGCTCTCGAGTCTCGCCTTCTGGGCGCTACCGGAAGCCTACGCCTGGCGCGCCCTCTTCTGGATCGGGCTGCTGCCGGCGCTGCTCGTCGTCTATATCCGCCGCTTCATCGACGAGCCCCAGGTGTTCAAGGCGGCGCACCGGGCAGCCGGCGTGCGGACCAACCCGCTCGATATCTTCCGCCCGCCGCTGCTGCGCACGACGCTCTTGGCCTCGATGCTGGCGCTCGGCGTCCAGGGCAGCAGCTACGCCATCATCACCTGGTTGCCGACCTTCCTCAAAACTGTCCGCCACCTCACCTCGGTCGGCGCCGGCTCCTATGTCGCGGTCGTGACCCTGGGCGCCTTCTGCGGCTATCTCACCAGCGCCTATCTCACCGACGCGATCGGGCGACGGAAGAATTTCCTGATCTTCGCCGTCTGCTGCTGGGTCGTCGATTTCGTCTACATGTACGTGCCGTTCGGCAATAGCACGACCCTGTTGCTGGGCCTGCCGTTCGGCTTCTTCACCCAAGGCATCTACGCCTCGCTCGGGCCCTATTTCACCGAGCTGTTCCCGACGCGTGTGCGGGCGACCGGGCAGAGCTTCGCCTATAACCTCGGCCGTAGCCTCGGCGCCTGCTTCATCGCGCTCATCGGCATGCTGGCCCAGGTGATGCCGCTCGCCCAGGCGATCGGCATGCTGTCGCTCGGCGGCTATCTGGTCGCGATCGTGGCGACGCTCATGCTGCCGGAAACCCGCGGCATCGCGCTTGACCAGGTCACGGGCGACCAGGTCACGGGCGAGGCGCCCGAAGCCTCGGTGCTGCGGGCGTCCACGGCTGATTAA
- a CDS encoding DNA-3-methyladenine glycosylase I, which translates to MATTYCDVAPGHPFHAPYHDTEYGFPQRDDRVLFERLVLEINQAGLSWLTILKKRAAFTAAYAGFDIDKVAAYGPDDVARLLADPGIIRNRLKVEAAIENARRLQTLIAEHGSFAAWLDKHHPLDKAGWVKLFGKTFRFTGGEIVGEFLMSLGYLPGAHAPHCPCYAEIMALKPAWADGR; encoded by the coding sequence ATGGCGACGACCTATTGCGACGTGGCGCCCGGCCATCCGTTCCATGCGCCCTATCACGACACGGAATATGGCTTCCCGCAGCGCGACGACCGGGTGCTGTTCGAGCGGCTGGTGCTGGAGATCAACCAGGCCGGCCTGTCGTGGCTCACGATCCTGAAGAAGCGCGCAGCGTTCACCGCCGCCTATGCCGGCTTCGACATCGACAAGGTCGCGGCCTATGGCCCGGACGATGTGGCGCGGCTCTTGGCCGATCCCGGCATCATCCGCAACCGGCTCAAGGTCGAGGCCGCGATCGAGAATGCCCGGCGGCTGCAGACGCTCATCGCGGAGCACGGCTCGTTTGCGGCGTGGCTCGACAAGCACCATCCGCTCGACAAGGCCGGCTGGGTCAAGCTGTTCGGCAAGACCTTCCGCTTCACCGGCGGCGAGATCGTCGGCGAGTTCCTGATGAGCCTGGGATACCTGCCGGGCGCCCATGCGCCGCACTGCCCGTGCTATGCCGAAATCATGGCGCTGAAGCCGGCCTGGGCCGATGGGCGTTAA
- a CDS encoding DUF1467 family protein: MNWVEGIVVYTITWWLVIFCVLPIGVKRAGEEHLGHDAGAPANPRLAFKALLTTGITTVIFIGIYWLVNSPYISFRGD, encoded by the coding sequence ATGAACTGGGTCGAGGGCATCGTCGTCTACACGATCACCTGGTGGCTGGTGATCTTTTGCGTGCTGCCGATCGGCGTGAAGCGCGCGGGCGAGGAGCATCTGGGCCATGACGCCGGCGCGCCGGCCAATCCGCGGCTCGCGTTCAAGGCGTTGCTGACGACCGGGATCACGACAGTGATCTTCATCGGCATCTATTGGCTGGTGAACTCGCCCTACATCTCGTTCCGAGGCGATTGA
- the mce gene encoding methylmalonyl-CoA epimerase: MIGRLNHVAIVVPDLAAASRLYAETLGGKVSAPVAQPAHGVTVVFVELPNTKIELLEPLGEGSPVKSFLDRNPSGGMHHVCYEVDDILAARDHLKAEGARVLGDGEPKIGAHDKPVLFLHPKDFCGTLVELEQA; this comes from the coding sequence ATGATCGGACGGCTCAACCATGTCGCCATCGTCGTGCCGGACCTGGCGGCCGCCAGCCGGCTCTATGCCGAGACGCTGGGCGGCAAGGTCTCGGCCCCGGTGGCGCAGCCGGCCCATGGTGTCACCGTCGTGTTCGTCGAGCTGCCGAACACGAAGATCGAGCTCCTGGAGCCGCTGGGCGAGGGCTCGCCGGTCAAATCTTTCCTCGACCGCAATCCGTCCGGCGGCATGCACCATGTCTGCTACGAGGTCGACGATATCCTGGCGGCGCGCGACCATCTGAAGGCTGAGGGTGCCCGCGTGCTGGGCGACGGCGAGCCCAAGATCGGCGCCCACGACAAGCCGGTGCTGTTCCTGCACCCCAAGGATTTCTGCGGTACGCTCGTCGAGCTGGAACAGGCCTGA
- a CDS encoding ribonuclease J: MTRRPITFESVAAAARATLNKPDELVFLPLGGAGEIGMNLNLYGYGGKWLIVDLGISFPDETQPGIEVIMADPSFAAERKDELAGLIITHAHEDHIGAVAHLWPRLECPIYATPFTASVLRLKLAEAGLLHAVDIIEQPLGSRFPIGPFDIELISLTHSIPEPNALVIRTGAGTVLHTGDWKFDPNPLVGQTSDFAALTRLGEEGVDALVGDSTNALRAGEAGSEADVRESLIELVGRYDNRIAITCFASNVARLQSAAAAGAAHGRQVALVGRSLWRMEQAARENGYLDGTPPFITPEAAAELPRDEVLLICTGSQGEARSALARIAANDHQNITLEAGDTVIFSSRVIPGNERPIGRLQNQLAKRGVTVVTDDEHFVHVSGHPARDELSRMYQLVRPKVALPVHGEARHLIAHAQLAEECQVPQSVVIENGEMVRLAPGPAKVIDQVDTGRLGLDGKSLVALEGGAFKTRLRMTFNGSAVATVVLDRRGKLLALPQITVHGLIGEDAEDTMGLTRAIERAVNGLPAGSKTDDEAVREAARLAIRRSLNNSIGKKPVTEVHVVRV; this comes from the coding sequence ATGACCCGACGACCCATTACCTTCGAATCCGTGGCCGCGGCCGCGCGCGCCACGCTCAACAAGCCGGACGAGCTGGTGTTCCTGCCCTTGGGCGGTGCCGGCGAGATCGGCATGAACCTCAATCTCTACGGCTACGGCGGCAAATGGCTGATCGTCGACCTCGGCATCTCGTTCCCGGACGAGACCCAGCCGGGCATCGAGGTCATCATGGCCGACCCGAGCTTCGCCGCCGAGCGCAAGGACGAGCTCGCCGGCCTCATCATCACGCACGCGCATGAGGACCATATCGGCGCCGTCGCCCATCTCTGGCCGCGGCTCGAATGCCCGATCTATGCGACGCCGTTCACCGCCTCGGTGCTGCGGCTGAAGCTGGCCGAGGCCGGGCTGCTGCACGCGGTCGACATCATCGAGCAGCCGCTCGGCAGCCGCTTTCCGATCGGGCCGTTCGACATCGAGCTGATCTCGCTCACCCATTCGATCCCGGAGCCTAACGCGCTCGTGATCCGTACCGGCGCCGGCACGGTGCTCCATACCGGCGATTGGAAGTTCGACCCGAACCCGCTGGTCGGCCAGACCTCGGACTTCGCGGCCCTGACCCGGCTCGGCGAAGAGGGGGTCGACGCGCTCGTCGGCGATTCGACCAACGCGCTCCGCGCCGGCGAGGCCGGCTCCGAGGCCGATGTGCGGGAATCGCTGATCGAGCTGGTCGGCCGCTACGACAACCGTATTGCGATCACCTGCTTCGCCTCCAATGTTGCGCGCCTGCAGTCGGCCGCCGCTGCCGGCGCCGCTCATGGCCGTCAGGTGGCGCTCGTCGGCCGCTCGCTCTGGCGCATGGAGCAGGCCGCGCGTGAGAACGGCTATCTCGACGGCACGCCGCCGTTCATCACGCCCGAGGCCGCGGCGGAGTTGCCGCGCGACGAGGTGCTGCTGATCTGCACCGGCAGCCAGGGCGAGGCGCGCTCGGCGCTCGCCCGCATCGCCGCGAACGACCACCAGAACATCACGCTCGAAGCCGGCGACACGGTGATCTTCTCCTCACGTGTCATTCCCGGCAATGAACGGCCGATCGGCCGGCTGCAGAACCAGCTGGCGAAGCGCGGCGTCACGGTCGTGACCGACGACGAACATTTCGTCCATGTCTCGGGCCATCCGGCGCGCGACGAGCTCTCGCGCATGTATCAGCTCGTGCGGCCGAAGGTCGCCTTGCCGGTCCATGGCGAAGCGCGGCATCTGATCGCTCATGCGCAGTTGGCCGAGGAGTGCCAGGTGCCGCAGAGCGTCGTGATCGAGAATGGCGAGATGGTGCGCCTGGCGCCCGGACCGGCCAAGGTGATCGACCAGGTCGACACGGGCCGGCTCGGTCTCGACGGCAAGAGCCTGGTCGCGCTCGAGGGCGGTGCGTTCAAGACGCGGCTGCGCATGACGTTCAACGGCTCGGCGGTCGCGACCGTCGTGCTCGACCGGCGTGGCAAGCTGCTGGCGCTGCCGCAGATCACCGTGCACGGCTTGATCGGTGAGGACGCCGAGGACACGATGGGCCTGACGCGGGCGATCGAGCGGGCGGTGAACGGCCTGCCGGCAGGGTCGAAGACGGACGACGAGGCGGTGCGTGAGGCAGCACGCCTCGCGATCCGCCGGTCGCTCAACAACAGCATCGGCAAGAAGCCGGTGACCGAGGTCCACGTCGTGCGCGTCTGA
- a CDS encoding biotin--[acetyl-CoA-carboxylase] ligase has translation MTSSENAGLGGGLTLPSPFTAVLRDTVGSTSDEAKRLASAGAAHGTLVWAQEQTAGRGRLDRQWHSPRGNLYTSCILRPAVLPARAAELGFVAALAIAETVRVLLPAAVPVALKWPNDVLADGSKIAGILLEAQSGPNATIDWLVLGMGVNIVSAPTVTPYPATALHALGGTADARMALELLYGALSARFEDWQQGGFGAIRTRWLALARGLGEALEVRQGDDLVRGRFIDLDPDGALVLETLAGRHRITTGDVNFAPVIGA, from the coding sequence ATGACTTCGTCGGAGAACGCCGGACTGGGCGGCGGCCTTACCCTGCCGTCGCCTTTCACGGCGGTTCTCCGCGATACGGTCGGCTCGACCAGCGACGAGGCCAAGCGGCTGGCGTCGGCCGGCGCCGCGCACGGCACGCTCGTCTGGGCGCAGGAACAGACAGCCGGCCGCGGGCGGCTCGATCGCCAATGGCACAGCCCGCGCGGCAACCTTTATACTTCCTGCATCCTGCGGCCCGCGGTGTTACCAGCCCGGGCGGCCGAGCTCGGGTTCGTCGCAGCCCTCGCCATCGCCGAAACGGTGCGGGTGCTGTTGCCGGCCGCGGTGCCGGTGGCGCTCAAATGGCCGAACGACGTGCTGGCCGACGGCAGCAAGATCGCCGGCATCCTGCTCGAGGCCCAATCGGGGCCGAACGCCACGATCGACTGGCTCGTGCTGGGCATGGGTGTCAACATCGTGTCGGCGCCGACCGTCACGCCCTATCCGGCGACGGCGCTCCATGCGCTGGGCGGAACGGCCGATGCGCGCATGGCGCTCGAACTGCTCTATGGCGCGCTCTCTGCCCGGTTCGAGGATTGGCAGCAGGGCGGCTTTGGTGCCATCCGGACCCGCTGGCTGGCGCTCGCCCGCGGTCTCGGCGAGGCGCTCGAGGTTCGGCAGGGCGACGATCTGGTGCGTGGCCGGTTCATCGACCTCGATCCCGACGGCGCGCTGGTGCTGGAGACCCTGGCCGGGCGCCATCGGATCACGACGGGCGACGTCAATTTCGCGCCCGTCATAGGAGCCTAG